A section of the Humulus lupulus chromosome 2, drHumLupu1.1, whole genome shotgun sequence genome encodes:
- the LOC133815966 gene encoding uncharacterized protein LOC133815966, with translation MRNVLKNKLWHCFRPMVDMDVVIEPKSLIVPSTDMGFTYIKVENMEGMKVSECGSSMNSENNSTIVPQPTKKTFSQVIKAVLFDTALAKRVRDRKRSKQDSSKSKLSILKSKKKSPDFGSFELMNHTILSSSSSSSSSSSSSRSESEVSPKRKNNVRVSVNQSSHTEEKYSKVSEMGQSGFSSGLYMLLLSLTITVLWGRYWAVVFTTISWLYLLFPAWYAGNCKPENEKKLPENESKDYKKKVIMEGLLERNHIRRWH, from the exons ATGCGAAATGTTTTAAAAAACAAACTCTGGCATTGTTTTCGACCTATGGTCGATATGGACGTGGTGATTGAACCCAAAAGCCTTATTGTTCCTTCCACTGATATGGGTTTTACGTATATCAAAGTAGAAAACATGGAGGGTATGAAAGTTTCTGAATGTGGGTCTTCCATGAATTCGGAAAATAACTCAACCATTGTGCCACAACCCACGAAGAAGACATTTTCCCAGGTTATTAAAGCAGTGTTATTCGACACCGCTTTG GCGAAGAGAGTTCGTGACAGAAAAAGATCCAAACAAGACTCGAGTAAATCAAAGCTTAGTATTTTAAAGAGTAAGAAAAAATCTCCTGATTTTGGTAGTTTTGAACTAATGAATCATACTATTCTTAgttcatcctcatcgtcttcttcttcttcttcttcaagtaGATCAGAGTCTGAAGTTTCTCCAAAGAGAAAGAATAACGTTCGCGTTTCGGTGAACCAATCAAGCCACACTGAAGAGAAGTACTCGAAAGTGTCAGAGATGGGCCAATCTGGTTTCAGCTCTGGCCTATACATGCTTTTACTTAGTCTCACAATCACAGTCTTGTGGGGTAGGTACTGGGCAGTAGTCTTTACAACGATATCATGGCTATACTTGCTTTTCCCGGCGTGGTACGCCGGAAACTGCAAGCCGGAGAATGAAAAAAAGTTGCCGGAGAATGAGTCCAAGGATTATAAGAAGAAAGTAATAATGGAAGGCCTGCTTGAAAGGAATCATATTCGAAGGTGGCATTAA